The proteins below are encoded in one region of Reichenbachiella sp. 5M10:
- a CDS encoding tetratricopeptide repeat protein: protein MSSRVLLLFLSFAVFGCTFSPDTQDPQSNAAVDSLLEQIKLRPQLGRDSSLFLARRALILSDELGYDFGIARSSHLLGAIFYKIGNLDLALNNLHNALHAYEKLKDTQHLAEATSMIGQVYLRSENFDQALVHLREASRLFTTLDDHRGEAQIQGQIGHLFEKSAQYDSALFYQHRALNYFSQHIDSTELALIYDNIGSIYEDLEVYDEAHKNFVIAYEYNHALGHTDDAIVNLNNIGDTYRKRGMYERALSVTRQAYDQALLQQNAYQIQSAARDLSLILLETEHYDSAYHYLDQSYSLNEMIFGQEIAHKIANAQSIFDLEQKQQTILLLEKEKAENRRIAIASFMAVAILLVLIAYSSYQKVAKTSKERKLLQTENELSKAELINAQLNEEKLRTELENKRLLEEQLQMDLEMKNSALSRSALHLIQKNEFLESLRTNLKKIKKSEKEDIHLKIRKLTKSIDLNFNMDEDWEEFENIFQQIHTEFFDQLRAKHPTLTNSEVRLCAMIHINLHSHEIASILNISSDSLRIARYRLRKKLGLEKGENLYNYIVSVG, encoded by the coding sequence ATGTCATCACGCGTTCTACTCCTCTTTCTTTCGTTTGCTGTATTTGGCTGTACCTTCTCCCCTGATACACAAGACCCACAAAGCAATGCCGCCGTAGATAGCTTGTTGGAGCAGATCAAACTACGACCACAACTCGGCCGTGACAGTTCACTGTTTTTGGCACGACGTGCCCTCATCCTCTCTGACGAACTGGGGTATGACTTTGGAATCGCACGGAGCAGTCACCTGCTAGGAGCCATCTTTTACAAAATCGGCAACCTCGACTTGGCACTCAACAATCTACACAACGCCCTCCATGCCTATGAAAAGCTCAAAGACACACAGCACCTCGCTGAGGCCACCAGCATGATAGGGCAAGTCTACCTGCGCTCTGAAAATTTCGATCAGGCACTCGTGCATTTACGTGAAGCATCCCGACTCTTCACCACGCTCGATGACCACCGTGGGGAAGCACAGATACAAGGGCAAATTGGTCATCTATTCGAAAAATCCGCACAATACGATTCGGCGCTCTTCTACCAGCATCGTGCGCTAAACTACTTTTCTCAGCATATCGACTCGACCGAATTGGCCCTCATCTATGACAACATCGGGAGTATCTACGAAGACCTAGAAGTCTACGATGAAGCGCACAAAAACTTCGTCATCGCCTACGAATACAACCACGCACTAGGCCATACCGATGACGCCATCGTCAACCTCAACAACATCGGAGACACCTACCGCAAAAGAGGAATGTACGAGCGAGCCCTTTCCGTCACTCGCCAAGCCTATGACCAAGCACTCCTCCAACAGAACGCATACCAAATACAATCCGCCGCTAGAGACTTGTCTCTCATCCTCCTCGAAACCGAACACTACGACAGTGCCTACCACTACCTAGACCAAAGCTACAGTCTCAACGAAATGATATTCGGCCAAGAGATCGCTCACAAAATTGCCAATGCCCAGTCCATTTTTGATCTCGAACAAAAACAACAAACCATCCTCCTTTTGGAAAAAGAAAAAGCAGAAAACCGCCGCATCGCCATAGCAAGCTTCATGGCCGTAGCAATCCTCCTGGTACTCATCGCATACAGTTCGTACCAAAAAGTCGCAAAAACCAGCAAAGAACGGAAACTACTACAAACCGAAAATGAACTGAGCAAAGCAGAACTCATCAATGCTCAACTCAATGAAGAAAAACTCCGAACCGAGCTCGAAAACAAGCGGCTCCTAGAAGAACAACTACAAATGGATCTGGAGATGAAAAACAGTGCACTGAGTCGGTCAGCACTGCATCTCATCCAAAAAAATGAGTTTTTGGAATCACTCCGTACCAATCTCAAAAAAATCAAAAAAAGCGAAAAAGAAGACATCCATCTCAAAATCCGAAAACTCACCAAATCCATAGATCTCAACTTCAACATGGATGAGGATTGGGAAGAGTTCGAAAACATTTTTCAACAAATACACACGGAGTTCTTTGATCAACTCCGTGCCAAGCACCCCACCTTGACCAACTCCGAAGTGCGCCTATGTGCCATGATTCATATCAACCTACACTCCCATGAAATCGCTTCGATACTCAACATCTCAAGCGACAGTCTACGAATCGCGCGGTATAGACTGAGAAAAAAGCTCGGATTGGAAAAAGGTGAAAATTTATACAACTACATCGTCAGTGTCGGGTAA
- a CDS encoding TonB-dependent receptor codes for MKKTLTILMFNLIAWCAYSQDIVVKGSITDGVSGEPLPGATVLIDSTSQGTITDLNGEFTLRLKSGTQSLLIKYLGYKDFVTKIDPAQSSSIEVQLTELQPELLEVTIYGALQGQQKALNQQKNAGNIKNIIAADQIGRFPDPNVAEAIQRMPGVTLQRDQGEGRYVIVRGLAPQFTNISVNGEQIPSPEAGVRFVALDAIPADQLSSIEVSKTLTPDMDGDAIGGSVNLVTRKAKSSKAEIQGTAVGGYNHLMGKYNAQGSLLVGKRFGAEEKLGVLINGSHFFTDRGSDNWERDGDDIELRDYALRRTRSAISGTVDYRLNDNSEIYLRGIYNTFSDREVRRRYVMVPNTDDSPFEDNEIERLTKDRFERQDISSVNLGGKHTLPGFSINYEVSYAKAIQNTPFDYEVNFIGTPDALTTDFSNSDFPSFSTDDNFDYLDNSNYEFDELEAGNTYAEDRNLTGKINLAIPYTLGNNTGSLKFGGKYRNKEKDFQVVNNKYGWAGGDVSFEGQTGDFTLEKFDGGLVDDNFLGGEYTLAAAPDMDKVVRFFNDNRAGFELEAEDKLVDENVESYKATENVIAAYLMTDLTLNKLQIVGGLRFEKTNVDYQYHTVLFDDEGDLDEILDEEGSTEYTYFLPQINFRYSLSNLTNLRLAATTSYARPNFESIVPAQEINLGDREGTIGNPNLKPVSAINLDLMVDHYFGTVGVISAGVFYKRLDNFIYKRVYETDTYEGIDFGTDVDLTQDVNGQTADIGGIEISYQQNLTFLPGALSGLGIYANYTFTISDAVLVDRSGVDETESVNLPGQATHVGNLSLSYNYKGFSARLSGNYAGEYIDELGEDSDDDRSIKGRLQVDATASYQINKHFNLFAECLNITNAPFQAYMGQNDNELVQREFYSWWSRAGVKFIF; via the coding sequence ATGAAAAAAACACTTACAATTCTAATGTTCAACCTCATCGCATGGTGCGCCTATAGCCAAGACATAGTCGTCAAAGGCAGCATCACCGATGGAGTCAGTGGGGAGCCACTCCCAGGAGCCACGGTACTCATAGATAGTACTTCACAAGGAACCATCACAGACCTCAATGGAGAATTCACCCTCCGCCTCAAGTCTGGTACACAATCGCTATTGATCAAATACCTCGGGTACAAAGATTTCGTGACCAAGATCGACCCAGCACAAAGTAGCAGCATAGAAGTCCAACTTACAGAGCTCCAACCCGAGCTCCTCGAAGTGACCATCTATGGGGCATTACAAGGCCAGCAAAAAGCACTCAATCAACAAAAAAACGCTGGCAACATCAAGAACATCATCGCCGCAGACCAGATCGGTAGATTTCCAGATCCAAACGTCGCGGAAGCGATCCAGCGTATGCCTGGTGTGACACTACAGCGTGACCAAGGTGAAGGCAGATACGTCATCGTCAGAGGCCTAGCGCCACAGTTCACCAACATCAGTGTCAACGGCGAACAAATCCCCTCACCAGAGGCTGGTGTTCGGTTTGTTGCATTAGATGCCATTCCAGCAGACCAACTTTCCTCGATAGAGGTGTCCAAAACCCTCACTCCTGACATGGATGGTGACGCCATCGGTGGATCGGTCAATCTCGTCACGAGAAAAGCCAAGTCAAGCAAAGCCGAAATTCAAGGGACAGCTGTCGGAGGATACAATCACCTCATGGGCAAGTACAACGCCCAAGGATCTCTCCTAGTCGGGAAAAGATTCGGAGCAGAAGAAAAACTCGGCGTACTTATCAACGGTAGCCACTTCTTTACCGATCGTGGCTCGGACAACTGGGAGCGTGATGGTGACGATATCGAACTCCGCGACTATGCACTCCGTAGAACTCGCAGCGCCATCAGCGGTACCGTGGATTACCGACTCAATGACAACAGTGAAATATACCTACGCGGGATATACAACACGTTTTCGGACCGAGAAGTGCGCCGCAGATACGTCATGGTGCCCAACACTGACGATTCCCCCTTCGAAGACAACGAGATCGAGCGACTCACCAAAGACAGGTTTGAGCGCCAAGACATCTCTAGTGTCAACTTGGGCGGCAAGCATACCCTGCCAGGATTCTCGATCAACTACGAAGTGTCGTATGCCAAAGCCATTCAAAACACTCCGTTTGACTATGAAGTCAACTTTATCGGTACGCCTGATGCACTGACCACTGACTTTTCAAACTCAGATTTCCCAAGCTTCTCGACCGATGATAACTTCGACTATTTGGACAACAGCAACTATGAGTTTGACGAATTAGAAGCAGGCAACACCTATGCAGAAGACAGAAACCTCACTGGAAAAATCAATCTTGCCATACCCTACACATTAGGAAACAACACAGGTTCTTTGAAGTTTGGTGGCAAATACCGCAACAAAGAAAAGGACTTTCAGGTGGTCAACAACAAATACGGATGGGCCGGAGGTGACGTCTCTTTTGAAGGACAAACTGGAGACTTCACCTTGGAGAAATTTGACGGAGGACTTGTCGACGATAACTTTCTAGGAGGAGAGTACACACTCGCTGCAGCACCTGATATGGACAAGGTAGTCCGATTCTTCAACGACAACCGTGCCGGGTTCGAGCTCGAAGCTGAAGACAAACTCGTCGATGAAAACGTCGAAAGCTACAAAGCAACCGAAAACGTCATAGCGGCCTACCTCATGACTGATCTGACCCTCAACAAACTACAGATCGTAGGAGGTCTACGCTTCGAAAAAACCAACGTAGACTACCAATACCACACGGTCTTGTTTGATGACGAAGGTGATCTAGACGAAATCCTCGACGAAGAAGGATCCACAGAGTACACCTACTTCCTCCCTCAAATCAATTTCAGGTATTCGCTCAGCAACCTCACCAACCTGAGATTGGCTGCTACTACCTCCTATGCTCGTCCCAACTTCGAATCTATTGTACCTGCACAAGAGATCAATCTAGGGGATCGTGAAGGCACGATCGGCAACCCAAACTTGAAACCAGTATCAGCGATCAACCTAGACTTGATGGTGGATCACTATTTTGGGACAGTCGGTGTGATCTCGGCTGGAGTCTTCTACAAGAGACTCGACAACTTCATCTACAAACGAGTCTATGAGACAGACACGTATGAGGGGATTGATTTTGGGACGGATGTAGACCTCACCCAAGATGTCAACGGACAGACGGCTGATATCGGTGGGATTGAGATCTCCTACCAGCAGAACTTGACCTTCCTGCCAGGTGCTTTGTCAGGATTGGGGATTTATGCTAATTATACATTCACTATCTCAGATGCTGTCTTGGTCGACAGATCGGGAGTCGACGAGACCGAGTCGGTCAATTTGCCAGGACAAGCCACACATGTTGGTAACCTGAGCTTGTCATACAACTACAAAGGCTTCAGTGCGAGACTATCGGGCAACTATGCCGGAGAGTACATCGACGAACTTGGGGAGGACAGCGATGACGACCGTTCAATCAAAGGCCGTCTACAGGTAGACGCTACCGCCAGCTACCAAATCAACAAGCATTTCAATCTATTTGCCGAGTGTCTCAATATCACCAATGCACCTTTCCAAGCATACATGGGACAAAACGATAACGAACTCGTCCAGAGAGAATTCTACTCTTGGTGGTCCAGAGCGGGAGTAAAATTCATTTTCTAA
- a CDS encoding YceI family protein has product MESLTKTVWAIDPTHSEVQFKVKHLVISTVTGSFKSFSGTVESEGEDFDGATASFSLETASVETNVSDRDAHLKSADFFDAETYPNLTFEGVLKKTGDDTYSMTGPMTIKDVTKEVTVEVSLGGTMVDGYGQHKAGFALNATINRKDFGLTWSMVTEAGGVVVGDEVKLLLNVQVIKG; this is encoded by the coding sequence ATGGAATCATTGACAAAGACAGTTTGGGCGATAGACCCGACCCACAGTGAAGTACAATTCAAAGTAAAACACCTTGTCATCTCTACGGTGACAGGATCATTCAAGTCATTTTCGGGGACAGTAGAATCAGAAGGGGAAGATTTTGATGGAGCAACGGCGTCCTTTAGTTTGGAAACAGCGAGCGTGGAGACCAACGTATCGGATAGAGATGCTCATCTGAAGAGTGCAGATTTTTTTGATGCAGAGACTTACCCTAACCTCACGTTCGAAGGGGTGTTGAAAAAAACGGGAGACGATACCTACTCTATGACAGGTCCGATGACGATCAAAGATGTGACGAAAGAAGTAACTGTTGAGGTCTCTTTGGGAGGGACCATGGTCGACGGATACGGTCAGCACAAAGCTGGCTTTGCACTCAATGCGACAATCAATAGAAAGGATTTTGGGTTGACTTGGAGCATGGTGACCGAAGCGGGAGGTGTAGTCGTAGGAGACGAAGTGAAGTTACTGCTCAACGTCCAAGTGATCAAAGGATAA